A stretch of Cicer arietinum cultivar CDC Frontier isolate Library 1 chromosome 5, Cicar.CDCFrontier_v2.0, whole genome shotgun sequence DNA encodes these proteins:
- the LOC113783924 gene encoding chaperone protein ClpC, chloroplastic-like, whose protein sequence is MYLSHVITLDVADFLYVISNERSYEDRIKSLLKEIEQSGDVILFVKEVHHLFDAATSGARSFTYILKHALERGVIQCIFATTENEHRIHMENDMTLKRLFQAVKVLEPSIEETIEILKGLRGTYETHYKLHYTDEALVAAANLSQQYVSDRFLPDKAIDLIDEAGSHVQLCHAKNKKKGNVSIPSVKKHDIQHVVSSWIGVPVSDVSKEEGESLLNLEVMLHKHVIGQNEAISTICRAIRRARVGLRNCRRPIASFMFTGPSGVGKTELANALATNYFGSKDSLIRLDMSEYMDSYNAARLIGAPPGYIGFDEGGQLTESIRKKSHAVLLFDEIEKAHSDVFNLMLQILDDGRLTDGKGQTVDFKSTLIIMTSNLGNSIIEGMIDNKENSSSFDHKKNLVMEELKHHFRPEFLNRLDEIIVFKELTKKEVEEIVNIMLREVCQKLMVKEIHLSLTCRFREHVIQHGYNPSYGARPLRRTIAKFLEDTLAENMLRKEIKEGDSIIVDVNVEGNVVVINQKNVKREEYHFTSFVDSVGNFLADEKRKDVVSGISCNLVGKMLDILGHRKSP, encoded by the exons ATGTACTTAAGCCAT GTGATTACATTAGATGTGGctgattttttatatgtaatatCAAATGAAAGATCTTATGAGGACAGAATCAAGTCTTTACTTAAGGAAATTGAACAAAGTGGTGATGTGATACTTTTTGTGAAAGAAGTTCATCACTTATTTGATGCAGCAACAAGTGGGGCCCGCAGTTTCACATACATTTTGAAACATGCCCTTGAGAGAGGTGTAATTCAA TGCATATTTGCTACAACAGAGAATGAGCACAGAATTCACATGGAGAATGATATGACACTGAAAAGATTATTTCAAGCAGTTAAAGTTCTTGAACCATCTATTGAGGAAACCATAGAAATTCTTAAAGGCCTTCGCGGAACATATGAGACTCATTATAAACTTCATTACACTGATGAAGCTCTTGTTGCTGCTGCAAATTTGTCTCAGCAATATGTAAG TGATCGTTTCTTACCTGATAAGGCAATTGACTTGATTGATGAAGCTGGATCTCATGTTCAACTTTGTCATGCAAAG AACAAAAAGAAGGGTAATGTCTCTATTCCAAGTGTGAAAAAGCATGATATTCAACATGTTGTTTCATCTTGGATTGGAGTACCAGTCAGTGATGTATCAAAGGAAGAAGGTGAGAGCCTACTCAATTTGGAAGTCATGCTTCACAAACATGTCATTGGTCAGAATGAAGCAATCAGCACCATCTGCCGAGCGATCCGCCGCGCTCGAGTCGGGCTTAGAAACTGCAGAAGGCCTATTGCAAGCTTTATGTTCACTGGTCCTTCAGGTGTAGGTAAAACTGAATTAGCCAATGCATTAGCTACAAACTATTTTGGATCAAAAGACTCATTGATAAGATTAGATATGAGTGAGTACATGGATAGTTACAATGCAGCAAGATTAATTGGAGCACCTCCTGGTTACATTGGTTTTGATGAAGGTGGTCAATTAACAGAATCCATTAGGAAAAAATCTCATGCAGTTTTGTTATTTGATGAGATTGAAAAAGCACATTCAGATGTGTTTAACTTAATGCTTCAAATTCTTGATGATGGAAGATTAACTGATGGAAAAGGTCAAACAGTTGACTTCAAAAGTACACTCATCATAATGACAAGTAATCTAGGTAACAGCATCATTGAAGGAATGATTGATAATAAGGAAAATAGTTCTTCATTTGATCATAAAAAGAACCTTGTTATGGAAGAACTAAAGCATCATTTTAGACCAGAGTTTTTGAATAGACTTGATGAGATAATTGTTTTTAAGGAACTAACAAAGAAGGAAGTTGAAGAGATTGTCAACATAATGTTAAGGGAAGTTTGTCAAAAGTTGATGGTCAAAGAGATACATCTTTCTTTGACTTGTAGGTTTAGGGAACATGTGATACAACATGGTTATAATCCTAGTTATGGTGCTAGGCCATTAAGAAGGACTATTGCAAAGTTTTTGGAAGACACATTGGCAGAAAATATGCTAAGGAAAGAAATTAAGGAAGGAGACTCAATTATTGTTGATGTTAATGTTGAGGGAAATGTTGTTGTGATAAATCAGAAAAATGTTAAAAGGGAAGAATATCATTTTACAAGTTTTGTTGATTCAGTTGGTAATTTTTTGGCAGATGAAAAGAGAAAAGATGTGGTTAGTGGTATCTCATGTAATTTGGTAGGAAAAATGTTGGACATTTTGGGACATAGAAAAAGTCCTTAA
- the LOC101502240 gene encoding uncharacterized protein, producing the protein MPSQKPRKNFERKNMDPNVEQKPPKINVNIPELDMNTFKKHSHMIVSPTSQAPAASKSSNGRWNCLCSPTTHAGSFRCRLHRSAAGGMHRGGSVGSNLSELGNKAGAIGH; encoded by the exons ATGCCTTCTCAAAAACCAAG GAAAAACTTTGAAAGGAAAAACATGGACCCAAACGTGGAGCAAAAGCCACCAAAGATCAATGTAAACATCCCAGAGTTAGATATGAATACTTTCAAAAAACATTCTCACATGATTGTGTCACCAACATCTCAAGCGCCGGCAGCGAGTAAATCATCAAATGGAAGATGGAATTGCCTATGCTCACCCACCACACATGCTGGCTCCTTTAGGTGCCGACTCCATAGGTCTGCCGCCGGTGGAATGCACCGCGGTGGATCTGTTGGCTCCAACCTCTCCGAATTGGGGAATAAAGCAGGTGCCATTGGCCACTAA